agctctgcagtggtggcactccaatcccgcagctgaatcccctttaggagatgatcctggcgcttgctggactttcttggacgccctgaagccttctttacaagaattgaacctctttccttgaagttcttgatgatcctataaattgttgatttaggtgcaatcttagtagccacaacatccttgcctgtgaagccatttttatgcaacgcaatgatggctgcacgcgtttctttgcaggtcaccatggttaacaatggaagaacaatgacttcaagcatcaccctccttttaacatgtcaagtctgccattctaacccaatcagcctgacataatgatctccagccttgtgctcgtcaacattgtcacctgagttaacaagacgattactgaaatgatctcagcaggtcctttaatgacagcaatgaaatgcagtggaaaggtttttttgggattaagttaattttcatggcaaagaaagactatgcaattcatctgatcactcttcataacattctggagtatatgcaaattgctattataaaaacttaagcagcaacttttccaatttccaatatttatgtaattctcaaaacttttggccacgactgtattacttaagtataactttttttttaagccttAGGACTTTGAGATATATTAGGTTCCTAAACCttgaaacatttttactgtccagGACTGTTTAAGAGGCCGGCGGACCTGAGCAGTCACAGCAGCAGTGGCAGTGTTCACTCTGGACGAGGGCCAGTCGGGACACAAACCTCCTGCAGTGACAAACCCAGCAGCCTTCACTCTCAGCAGCAACAGAGCCTTTTCCCCCACAGCAATCCAGGACCCTGCAGGGATGATGGGTTTGGATCAGGACACGTGTCAGAATCTCAGGGCTACTCAGACGCTCAGTTTCTTGGTCCACCCCTCTCCAAAGGCAAAGCAAACACAGAGAAGGAGAAAGTGTTCCCTAAGAAGAGCTTCCCACCACTCTGTGCTGTCAGACTCAAGCCCATTAGACAAAAGACCAAAAACGCTGTGGTGAGTGAAGCCATTACTGTCTTATAACCACTTATTATTATATTGCCTTGTGAAACCATACGCCCATTTCACTTTGAGATTAGAGCACTAGGGAGAAACCTGTAAGTTATTAGCTAGAATTTCTGATTTAGATCATGATGTAACAAAATGTGTATTTCCTCTCTAGGTCAGTATCCTGGATTCTGGAGAGGTGTGTATGGAGCTGCTGAAGGGACAAGGAGCTCAGGAGAGAGTCAAAGAAGTACTTAGGATATCCTGTAATGGATCCATGGTGAGGGActaaaaacccactaattcatgCAATCTAATTAATGTACTTCATactactgctgtgtgtgtgtgtgtgtgtgtgtgtgtgtgcacttcagatgggttaaatgcagagcacaaattctgagtatgggtcaccatacttggctgaatgtcacgtcacttaccGTTCCAGTTTTTAGGGGTCAGAAGTGCCcattaagatatttataatgttataatgattATTTGTCATTAGTGGAGAAAATGATGAATGTTTGtgaatctctctttttttgtgcACTGTTTTTAGGTTACAGTGTACCAGCCCAATGAAGGCAAAGGCTTCCCTGTGTTAGACCACCCACCCTCACCACCTGAAGACATTCTCATCTGCAGCTATGAGGACTTACCAGGTACAGCACCACACAAGACTTAATGAGATGATAATGCTTTTGAAAGGGTGATGTGTTTATAATATTCATAGTTATTACCGTTTCACTCAGACGTCTCTAACTCGCTTGGTATTTACTGCAGAAAAATACTGGAAGAAATATCAGTACGCCACGAAGTTTGTTCAGCTGGTGAAATCCAAGACGCCTAAAGTCACGCTATACACAAAATTTGCCAAGTGCATGTTGATGGAGAACACACCTAATGCGGACCTGGAGGTGTGCTTTTATGATGGTGAGCGGCACAGATGATTCAGTAGTCACATTTCAGCAGAATTAATTGTTTGTAGTGTTGATTTAGGcttaatgaattattttttttctccatccttTAGGTGCAAAAACCCATAAGACGAGTGAACTGGTGCGTGTGGTGGAGAAGAACGGGAAGTCGTATACAGTGAAGGGTGACGTTGGGCTGAGCGGACTGAGTCCTGAGTGCAGACTCTACATGGAGCTCTCTGAGGAGGTACTGCATTACTGCGGCATGTTCTCTACTTTGTGAAAGCACGACTTGACATGTTTTTTATAGTAAAAATGACATTCTGCATTATGATAGATGCACATTCAGTGCTTGCATGTTTATATTAGGTCTTGCAAAGTGCAGGTGGTACAGCTTGTTATATTGTTCCTCCTGCTATTATAATGCTTACCAAGATTCAAAGcttgttttttgttcttgttcTTAGGGGCATCGAATGTGTCTATCTTTGGAAGCGGCCATCACTGCTGAGGAGCAGCGAAGCGCTAAGAACACTCCATTCTTTCCTATCACTATCGGCAGGTGAGGCTTAACCTGTCACCAGAGCTAAAAACCCTCTTGGTTGAGATTAAAAGCCATGCATGAAGTTTGTCTCACATTCACCATCTTATGCTCCACCAGGAGACCCACCAATCCAGCGTTTTCAGCTTCTGAGCCTCAGTGTTCGTCTGAGTCTAGCCCAGCAGCACCTGCAGCGGTGGCTCAGGTGTGCCTCAGTCCGCCCCGGCCACCCCACATCACACCATCAGTACGTCATGCATGCACATTATCCAAAAGCACATCAGTTTCGGTATTTCAGAGTTTGTCCCACTCTGAATTGAAATGTTTCATTAACAGTAACTTGTGCCCTTCCCTCTAGATGATTTCCTACGCAGGATCAGACTTCACCACAGCTAGTGTGGCTAAAAGCAGTTCACCCCAATCAGGCAAAGGTGAACGCACCGTTAACACGGGAAAGGTGCTCAAGTCCATTTTTGTGCCTAACATCGGCTGGGCCTCTCAGGTAAACTTTTTGACtagatgttttcttttcttttttaagtattatttttattaaaataaaaattataattatgtgtaaataatttatgtgtgtgtgtatatatatatatatatatatatatatatatatacatatacatacagtgggtacggaaagtattcagacccccttaaaattttcactctgttatattgcagccatttgctaaaatcatttgttatttttttttcatccttaatgtacacacagcaccccatattgacagaaaaacacagaattgttgacatttttgcacatttattaaaaaagaaaaactaaaatatcacatggtcctaaatatttttttgattagtatttagtagaagcacccttttgatctaatgcagccatgagtctttttgggaaagatgcaacaagtttttcacccctggatttggggatcctctgccattcctcttggcagatcctctccagttctgtcaggttggatggtaaacgttgatggacagccattttcaggtctctccagagatgctcaattgggtttaagtcagggctctggctgggccaatCAAGAACAGTTCTCAAGAACAAGAACAGTTGTTAagccactccttcattatttaactgtgtgcttagggtcattgtcttgttggaaggtgaaacTTCGGCCCATTCTGAGGtactgagcactctggagaaggttttcgtccaggatatctctgtacttggccgcattcatctttcttttgaaccagtcgtcctgtccctccagctgaaaaacacccccacagcatgatgctgccaccaccatgcttcactgttgggactgtattggacaggtgatgagcagtgcctggttttctccacacataccgcttaaaATTAAGGCCAAAACGTTCTATCTTGGTCTAGCAAACTCCATGGGTGCCTTCGTATGTCTTGCACTGAAGGAAATGCTTTCTTCAGGctactctgccataaagccccaacTGGTGGAGAGCTGCAGTGATGGCTGACTTTCTACAGCTTTCTTccacctcccgactgcatctctggagctcagccacagtgatcttcagtgatctttgggttcttctttacgtctctcaccaaggctcttctcccccgatagctcagtttgaacggatggccagctctaggaagggttttGGTCTTCCATTTAatgattatggaggccactgtgctcttaggaaccttaagtgcagcagaaatttttttgtaacctttGCCACAATtttgtctctgagctcttcaggcagttcctttaaCCTCATGATTAGGGTTAgagtcttatatagacaggtgtgtggctttcctaatcaagtccaatcagtataatcaaacacagctggactcaaatgaaggtgtagaaccatcgcaaggatgatcagaagaaaatgacagcacctgagttaaaaaAATGAGTGTCACAGcgaagggtctgaatacttaggaccatgtgatatttcagtttgtctattataacgatcaacaagataagtattatggggtatacacgccaaacgcggtgtctgatccatagtctgatcacgtctttgcattgactttgtatgtaatctaaaGTTACTCGCGCAAATCgctgaactcgcgttaaatccatgatttatctttccgtctgattgatggccgtcagcggttgggtagaagacaacaaatcccatcattccatgctccttcttagcatcatcaaaccacgcgattgttattgttttggtagtgcgccctctagtggcaggtcctataacctgtacctttaagggggtctgaatactttccgtacccactgtgtgtgtgtgtgtgtgtgtatatatatatatatattattattcgcATTTAAGTGTGTTCATGTATTAATTCTTTTTTAGTTAACTACTGGTGAGGTATGGGTTCAGTTTAATGATGGATCACAGCTGATGGTCCAAGTTGGTGTCTCTTGCATCATCTTTACTTCCCCTGATGGACGCATCACTAGGTAAAGCTTGttataaagaaagaaatattatttaaGAACCATGACACTGCATTTGCAATGTATGTAACTTCTATAATGCATAATCCAGTTTTAATTGCAAAACGAAGCCATGGACATTTATAAAGACTGTAATCGAAAATCGTTTAAGAATGAATGCTGGCAGAGAGATACGGTTCTGAATTCCTTTGCTTTTTGTTTCCTGTCAGATATAAAGAGAATGAGAAGTTGCCAGAGCTGGTCAAAGAGAAGCTCCACTGTCTCTCCACCATCCTGGGCCTCCTCGCCAGCCCTGCGGTCAGACGCTGATGAGCACTAAACACAAATAAACCTGTGCATCGCTGTTGGaagcacttgttttttttttttccaaattctcaTGAAGGTGCTTTGAGtgtttgtaaatacatttttaaatgtttgtacaTATAGTCCCAAagattatgaaaattatatattttttatgttgtacATAATGGGTTTCCTGTTTTTGTCTAGTGCATTTAGTTTGTGCATGATGCCTTTATTTTTGTGTATCAGTTCTGCTAAGCGCTTCAATGAAATGTTAGCTGTTCAAACATACAAGCATTAAACATCTGCTGCCTGGTGTATTATTGTCTtctgtgtttatttaaaacatgtGGGCAGGATTTATCATACTGTTCAGCTGGTTTCTGATAATGACAAAATgccaattaaaatataaatggatGAATCCAACaaaagatttaacattttttGGAAAGATTTGATATTTTAGTCTTTCACCCCAAAATGTTGAGATAAGAAGAATATATGTTTAATAAAGATAAGTTTAATTTTTAGTGTCCTGttgaaatgcaaaaaaatctcATGCtcaatgtattacattttttaaatttgaaagtaTTTTGTGATGTACACTTGTTATATCATGGTAATACAATgtattgaattatttaatttttgcttttatatttttaaagtattaaagaccatttaaaagtttggagtgTGTTCTCTTATGCCCTCCAgaggctgcattgatttgatcaaaaatacagtaaaaacaggaatattgtaaTTTACAtagctattttctattttaatatattttgaaaagtaacttattactgtgatgcaaagaGGAATTATCAGCATGCTCTACTCAAGTCTCCTGTGTCACATTTtccttcagaaaaaaagaaaatatcagaTATTCATCTGTTTTAGACCCTAAAAATTGccaagaaaatataaatattttgtataaaagaAATACAACTGTTGTTTACAAAGACACTTTGAACAAGTATTTTACACTGCATTCTCAAACACTAAACTCAAACAAAAACATCCACACGAATGGTTTGAATTTATTACCTTGTTTTCCACAAAACCCCGGTCAGTGCGTGAACTTCTCCACGTGAGTAATCGCGTTGCACTGGCGCCCCCTCGCGGCAACATTCACTCAGTCGATTCAGCGGCAGCAAGGCGTCAAGCGGTACAAACCTCCTGTCATGCTTTAAGaggaacacacacgcacacacacacaagctagcCGAACTGAACTGAGCCCAGCCCCACCTCAGGAGGAGGCTGTGCTCACTCTCTAAGCGTCTGGATCGAGAGCAGATCTCACTCGATCCATCTGATCACCAGCAGAGCGCTTTAACTCTCCGTCTCAGCAGACCGAGTCATGGAGACCAGACTGCCCTCCAGCTAGCTAACTGCTATCCGCTCGGAGCCCGAAAACATGCGCTAGACAGGTATTTACTCTGCTGCGTCTGCTCTTTCAGTGTCCACAGGGGAGAAAACACGACTTGAAGATTTCTGACATCCATCAGTGAGACTTGAGATGATCTGAATGTGAAACTAGGTGGAGTGCTAGCTTGTTTGCGCTGCTGTTGAATGGGTTGTTTACGGCGGATTTCAGGAGACCTCCGGGGTATCTAGTATTTCTTTCTGTTTTCAAAAATGAACAGAATATGTATAAGGAGCAGATTCAACTGTATTTGTATTCAGTGATACTGTGAGAGTAAGACTTACACCAGAGGAGAAACATGGGCTGTGTCTCTAATTCTAGTGAGCTGTCTTCCTGGACAGCATTGGTGGGCATCAAGGCGCTTTCTAACGAGCGGAAAGTTTCATCTGCATCGTATCTTCGAATCACGGTCGATCTGGTCTGTGGTGCGTCAGATGTTTGCATCTTCCTTCAGATTTATGTAgcgctgcaactaacgattattttgataatcaattAGTTGGCCGATTATTTTTTTCCGATTAATCGGATTAAAACcccctttttttatttgttttaattttactgacaaaaacacactattcTACATTCTGCCCAATGACCTTAAAACAAATGTTCCaactgaatgctatgaaaacatacagtgtttaacaatttattagagttgttccgattctgatactagtatcggaaatatcacagataccacaacaaattctggcatcggcgagtacatgaacccatgcGTTCattcgcttccgtgttagtccaAGCGCAGGACTCCAGACTGTAGcagaatatatactagtgtctgtgaatattaaactgcaaaataatatttaaatattactcctgcaaattctacatcactgtgggtgacgggcgcagatgcgcgggagctcgctgttttgtggcctctgccgtgtgtcactatatgaggacacgaacgcataaaccgtcacttcatgagaatttaccgtttaatttgagaaaactgtcatataaacacacactcaaagatcttcatgacaacccatcaaaataaatgttcggtttaatgtgagtaaattgacaatatattaagctactgttgtagcctacagcagatttagctatgtctctatgtagtaataataatacgtctccattaataataataattatgcctagacggttgcttgttttttttacttgttttgttgtaaagagattatctgatttatatatcattttttttattttcctagacttatttgtaacaggtttttatacagttatattgtaaaactgaaaaaccttttttagtttgcggtgttagatttttggctgcatttgaagttctatttcgcttaagaaaataaataatattactgtcaaattcatgtcagataataaaaatactgtaataaatacagtaggtcaccatgtatttgttaatgttttattaagggataagtctgaagcacaacataaaataattctagcaatttacacagggctagtagtatatacagctgtatatacagatacacacccaggtatcggatcagtactcggtatcggccgataccatGAGCCAGGTATCGTAGTCGGTattgggaagagaaaaagggtatcggaatttattagaccacctgtcataagacaaaacacaaatattttaggaatctgtcaaaaaaaaaaaaaaattctaaaaatgtaattttttttatttttggacaaataacaaactgaaacaactaaatagaatttattcacataataacaAAGATGGCCTTCTTTGCCTTTTATAACAGCTCACAGGCTTGCTGGCATTGTTTATCTACTTTTGACTAATTTggtatctgaataaaaaaacaccataaagcACTTGAGaatttttttctgcctttttttcacagataacagcaataattatattatagcattaaaataGCTTACTACTGTAAATAAAAACCTTACGCATATTGGAGGTCTAACCAAtacagaaagctaaaaaataattttgttaattaCCAATACTGTTAGTTAAGAGCAGCAGTGGCACAAAACCTTAAACAAAACTggttaaaattacataaatatgttttaattaatttgttaatcaCTTTAGGCTACATagtgaatatagtttaaatctctagatagaaaattaaaataataaagatactaaaaatgaataaaatcacaGTCTCTTTCAGTAAAGATTTCAACTTAACGCA
The sequence above is drawn from the Carassius carassius chromosome 31, fCarCar2.1, whole genome shotgun sequence genome and encodes:
- the LOC132111780 gene encoding serine/threonine-protein kinase PLK4-like; the encoded protein is MSVSIGDKIEDFRVLTLLGKGSFACVYRAKSVNTGLEVAIKMIDKKAMHKACMVQRVINEVEIQCRLKHPSVLELYNYFEDSNYVYLVLEMCHNGEMSRYLKERKKPFTEEEARHFMHQIVKGMLYLHTHGIMHRDLTLSNLLLTTSMNIKIADFGLATQLKLPSEKHFTMCGTPNYISPEVATRSAHGLESDVWSLGCMFYAFLTGRPPFDTNTVKHTLNKVVLGEYQMPTHISAEAQDLIQQLLQKNPALRPSLSAVLDHPFMTHSGPTASKDSGNSDGGSIDSGIVTISTASNATNSSSSSRLQRETRLVISQPLPNRMVPIRSHSHQSTSSSFKSGQDWQPNLQDDLSRMGVGKVPMGADSRRPHSRYLRRAHSSDRSGAGFSNTPQEAELERCHSEEMLPGSGRIFSSTSSYRNMPRGYSEQGRLPSPPVKQPAILGSSLSSSTHSVRSQMPDSQTQAWFSCDGLFKRPADLSSHSSSGSVHSGRGPVGTQTSCSDKPSSLHSQQQQSLFPHSNPGPCRDDGFGSGHVSESQGYSDAQFLGPPLSKGKANTEKEKVFPKKSFPPLCAVRLKPIRQKTKNAVVSILDSGEVCMELLKGQGAQERVKEVLRISCNGSMVTVYQPNEGKGFPVLDHPPSPPEDILICSYEDLPEKYWKKYQYATKFVQLVKSKTPKVTLYTKFAKCMLMENTPNADLEVCFYDGAKTHKTSELVRVVEKNGKSYTVKGDVGLSGLSPECRLYMELSEEGHRMCLSLEAAITAEEQRSAKNTPFFPITIGRRPTNPAFSASEPQCSSESSPAAPAAVAQVCLSPPRPPHITPSMISYAGSDFTTASVAKSSSPQSGKGERTVNTGKVLKSIFVPNIGWASQLTTGEVWVQFNDGSQLMVQVGVSCIIFTSPDGRITRYKENEKLPELVKEKLHCLSTILGLLASPAVRR